CAGCAGGCGGCGCTTGAAAGTCGCAAGTCAGGAAAACCACTAACAGAAATTCTAGAGTCGCTCACGGGAAAGGCGCTATCTCCAGAGTTACAACGCCAGTATAAAAAAAATCAACTGTTTGAACTAAAGATTATATACGGCGTTGAATCTTTAGATCCGGAAATTAAACAAATTGAACTAAGCCAGGTTTCTGAGTTAATCGATACACTCATACCGATTGATAGCTGTCGTCGCTCCCGCTTCGTACCTCTATCAAAAGAAGCAACTGAGCCACCATCTGTCCAAGTGGCAATGGTTAACCCTGATGATTTAGATGCCCAAGACGATCTAAACCGGATTTTACGCCCTCAGGGAATTAATTGGCAAAGGATGGTAATCACAACTGAAGACTATTCCTCAATTATTAACCAATACCTAGATCAGTTAGCCAAGAAAGAACTAGCAGCTAAAGCTGAAAAGTCTTTTGACGTTCAACAAGAAATCGAAAATCTTGAAAGTCTTGAAGCCGAAGAATCGCACGAGACTCCTGATGAAGATTTAACCGCAGCAGCAGAAGATGCCCCAATTATTACCCTAGTCAATAAAATTTTGGCTAAGGCATTAACTGATCAAGTTTCTGATATTCACGTTGAACCTCAAGAAGAATACTTACGCATTCGCTTTCGTAAAGATGGGGTACTCAGGGAGGCATTTGAGCATCTACCGAAAAAGATTATCCCAGCAGTTACTTCACGTTTCAAAATCATTGCACAACTTGACATTGCCGAACGACGTGCACCTCAAGATGGTCGTATCCGCAGAATGTTTCAAGGACGTAAAGTTGATTTCCGCGTAAACACTTTACCTAGTCGCTATGGTGAGAAAATTTGTATGCGGATTTTGGATAACTCTTCCACCCAGTTGGGCTTGGATAAGTTGATTAGCGATCCAGATGCGCTACAAAGTGTCCGAGACATGGCAAGTCGTCCTTTTGGGATGATTTTGGTAACAGGCCCAACCGGATCTGGTAAATCAACAACACTATATTCAATTCTGGCTGAACGCAATAGTCCTGATGTAAATATTAGTACGGCAGAAGACCCAATTGAATATGCGTTGCCTGGAATTAATCAGGTGCAGGTAATTCGTGAAAAAGGCATGAACTTTGCCTCAATTCTACGAGCATTCATGCGCCAAGACCCCGATGTGATTCTAGTAGGTGAAACGCGAGACGTAGAAACAGCAAAAACCGCAATTGAAGCTGCTTTAACTGGACACTTGGTAATGACGACTCTGCACGCTAATGATGCTCCAAGTTCAATTGCACGGTTAGATGAAATGGGCGTGGAACCATTCATGGTGTCCGCCTCATTGCTTGGCGTTTGCGCCCAGAGGTTGATGCGACGAGTATGCACTGAGTGCCGTATTCCCTATCACCCAACTATTGAGGAGCTTAACCGATATGGTTTATCAGCTTCCAAAGAAGGATCTGTTACGTTTTATAAAGCCAACTCCCTACAACCAGAAGAAATTAAAAGTGCAAAGAATCTCTGCCCAAAATGTAATGGTCTTGGTTATAAAGGGCGTGTAGGTGTTTATGAAGTTATGCGTATAAATGAGCGGTTGCAAAGCTTAATAAATAAAGGTGGCACGACCGACATGATTAAGGAAGCGGCTGTGGAAGATGGGATGGTGACATTGTTATCTTACAGCTTAAACTTAGTGCGTGAAGGACATACAACCCTCGAAGAAGTTGAACGTGTGACTTTTACTGATACAGGTTTAGAATCAGAACTAAAAGCAAAACGTAAGACTACTTTAACCTGTCGCATTTGTAGTGCTGGATTAAAACAAGAATGGCTTGATTGTCCATACTGCATGACATCTCGTTTTGAAGATTAAAAATTATTAGTTTTTGCTCTCGTAGTGATTAACTACTAGCTAGTAACAACTAAGAATTAAAAATTGTATTACTAAAGGAGAAAGCACAATGGATTTAATGATTGAAGACTTGATGGAGCAACTGATCGAAATGGGCGGCTCAGATATGCACCTTCAGGCAGGCGCTCCAGTATACTTTCGGGTTAGTGGTAAACTCCAGGCGATTAATGATGAGCCACTGGCACCTCAAGATTGTCAAAAATTGATTTTTAGTATGCTGAATAATACCCAGCGTAAAGATTTGGAACAAAACTGGGAACTAGATTGCTCTTATGGGGTTAAAGGATTAGCTCGTTTCCGAGTCAACGTTTACAAAGAACGTGGTTACTATGCAGCTTGTCTGAGGGCGTTAGCGTCTAAAATTCCTAATTTTGATATGTTAGGTCTACCAGATATTGTTCGGGAAATGACTCACAGACCTAGAGGAATGGTGTTAGTAACCGGACAAACTGGTTCTGGTAAAACAACTACGATGGCGGCAATGATTGATTTGATCAACCGCACACGAGCAGAGCATATTTTGACAGTAGAAGACCCGATTGAATATGTTTTTGCAAATATTAAAAGTTTAGTTCATCAACGTCAAAAAGGTGAGGATACTAAAAGTTTTGCTAATGCTTTAAGAGCAGCATTACGGGAAGATCCAGATGTAATTTTGGTAGGTGAAATGCGGGACTTGGAAACAATTGGTCTAGCAATTTCTGCGGCTGAAACAGGTCACTTAGTATTTGGAACGCTGCATACTAATTCAGCGGCTCAAACTATAGACCGGATGCTAGATGTATTCCCCCCCATTCAACAACCACAAATTAGGGCGCAGCTATCTAACTCTTTGGTTGCTGTATTTAGCCAATGTTTAGTGCCTAAGAAAAATCCTAAGCCTGGGGAGTATGGTCGGGTAATGGCTCAAGAAATTATGATTGTGACACCAGCTATTTCTAACTTAATTCGAGAAGGAAAAACACCCCAAATTTACGGTTCTATCCAAACTGGTGCTAAGTTAGGAATGCAGACGATGGAAATGGTTTTAGCTGCTTACGTCAAGTCAGGGGCAATTTCATTTGAGGCTGCAATGAGCAAGAGTGCAAAGCCAGATGAGTTGCAGCGTCTCCTTGGTGCAGCAGTTGCTAAATAATGTTCATAGCTATCAATTTTGAACTGAAGAGTTTTGAGTTGGAAATTTTGAGTTTAATTACTAGCTCAAAACTCATAATCTACATAAATAATAATAAATGGTTTCAGGTGATTCATGCCTACATATGTTGCTGAGGTTCGGGACTCTCAAGGAAAAGCTAAAAAAGAAAAAGTAGTGGCGGGTACTATACACTTGGCACGAGATGTTCTACGCCAGAAGTATCCTTCTGTGCAGAATATTAAAGAGTCTCAAAGCTTTGATTTAGCAAGCTTTGATATGTCAAGTTTGGAAGTAGCTTTATCTAAGGTGACTGTAAAAGATAAAGCTGTGTTTTCCCGTCAATTTGCGGCTATGGTCAACGCAGGTGTTGCTTTGGTCAGATGCTTAAATGTTTTATCTGAGCAGTGTAGCAATGCCAGGTTGAAAAAGGCACTTGTAGCAATTAATGCTGAGGTACAACAGGGAACCAGCCTCTCTGAGGCTATGCGTAAACATCCTGATTGTTTTGACAACTTATATATAAGTATGGTTCAAGCGGGTGAGGTCGGTGGTGTCCTTGATGAAGTTTTGAACCGATTAGCAAAGATTCTTGAGGATATTGCACGGTTACAAAACCAAGTTAAAGGAGCTATGGCATATCCCACTGTAGTAGGGATACTGGCAATCATTGTGTTTATTGCGATGACGGTATTTTTGATTCCCATTTTTGCGGGCATTTTCAAGAATCTAGGCGGGGAACTGCCAGCACTGACGCAGTTTATGATGCTGTGTAGTGATGTCTTGAGAAGTTGGAGAATCCTGATACCTATTTGTACTATTATTGCTACTTCTTTTGCGTACAACCAGTATTACAAAACACCAGTTGGTCGCCTGACAATGGATCGTTTTTTCTTAAACGTGCCTATCTTGGGTGACTTGAATCAAAAATCAGCGGTTGCTCGCTTTTGCCGAATTTTTGGAACTTTGACTCGTTCAGGGGTGCCAATTCTTAACTCTTTAGAAATTGTGGCATCGACGGCAGGAAATCAGGTGATTGAAAATGCCATTAATGCTGCTAAAGCAGAAATTCAACAAGGCGGAATGCTGAGTCTGGCGATTGAAAAAGAGAATGTGTTTCCTCCTTTAGCAGTTCAAATGATCAGTATTGGCGAGGAAACTGGTGAATTAGATGCCATGATGATGAAGGTTGCGGATTTCTATGAGGATGAGGTTGAGCAAGCTGTAAAAGCCCTAACGAGCGTTCTAGAGCCTCTAATGATGGTGGGTTTGGCAGGGATGGTTGCTGTAATTTTGCTTTCAATGTATCTGCCGATGTTTGCTGTGTTTGAAAAATTGGGCTAGAAGTCTGGGAAGAATTGGGGGAAGCAGGGAGAGGAGGAACAGGGAGAGATGTCCCCCTTACTTGTTTTGGTCAAAAATTTTCAAGAGTAAGTAGGTCAACATCATTAATTGTAAAACCCCACTCCCGCCGCTCCCCATCAACAGGGAGGGGCGACTTTAGGCTTGATATTTTTTAAGGCGGAGCTACTTATTTTTGAGCGATCGCTATTTTTGAACAAAAACAGTGCGTTAGGAGTAATACCTGCAATCTTAGTCAACCTGCTTTAGGATAGAGATCCAAGCTCAAGATGCGCGATCGCACTTTTGTTGAATATGCCTACTGATCAGGTTAATTTGCCCGTAGATAGTAATGTTGCACCCCAACAGTCAAATAAAGAGCCGTTATTGGGAAAAGATTTAGCCCAATTAACTACGTGGGTACAACAACAGGGACAACCAGCTTACCGAGGACAGCAATTATATCAGTGGATATATAAAAAAGGAGTGCGATCGCTCTCGGACATTTCTGTATTTTCCAAAAGCTGGCGTGAACAATTGCAGGATGTCTCTATTGGTCGCTCAACGCTGCATCTGCGTTCTGTTGCTCCCGATCAAACGGTTAAATACCTTCTAAAACTTGCAGACAACCAAATTATTGAAACTGTTGGCATTCCGACAGATCAACGCCTCACGGTTTGCGTATCTTCGCAGGTGGGATGTCCAATGGGTTGTGACTTTTGTGCTACAGGTAAGGGAGGTTTCATTCGCAATCTAGAGCAGCACGAAATTCTCGATCAGGTTTTAACTGTCCAAGAAGACTTTCAGCGCCGCGTTAGCCATATTGTGTTTATGGGTATGGGCGAACCTTTGCTGAATACAGAAAATGTTGTAGGAGCGATTAAGTCTCTCAATACTGATGTCGGTATTGGACAGCGATCAATGACTGTTTCTACTGTCGGTATTCCTGGTAGAATTCGTAAACTAGCTCAGGAAAAATTGCAAGTTACCCTAGCAGTAAGTCTTCACGCCTCAAATCAAGCGATTAGATCACAACTTATTCCTTCTGCTCACAAATATCTTTTAGAAGATGTGTTAGCAGAATGCCGCGAGTATGTTGAGTTGACTGGGCGGAGATTGACGTTTGAATATATTCTCTTGGGTGGAATTAACGATTTACCAGAACACGCCGAGGAACTAGCAAGACATTTGCGAGGGTTTCAAAGTCACGTCAATTTAATTCCTTACAATCCTATCCGTGAAGCTGAGTATCAACGCCCTAATCATCGCCGTGTGCAAGATTTTGCGGATGCTTTGAAAAAACTACACATTGCAGTTAGTATCCGCTACTCGCGTGGATTAGAAGCTGATGCTGCTTGTGGACAACTTCGTGCCTCTAAGGGTCTAGCGGAAAAGTCAGTTTAAAAGATTTTTAACCTTTCTACTTAGAGTTTATCCGAAAAATAATTAATCCCTAAAAAACATCTGCGTAGCCTGTGGCAAGCGCAAAGTAATCTGCGTTTATCTGCGGTTAAAACATCTTTAAATCACTTTTAGGATAGACTCTTAGGTGCGTATAAACCAGGGGCATAAGCTTCGATCACTTTCCCTGTGCGAGAGCAAGTCACCATGAAGTAATCACAGCTAGGACATTGTGTGCGAGTTATTTGAGCAGTTAATAGGTGATGACGTTCCCCTTTATCTCCACAATTAGGGCAGCAAATCTCTTGTGTTATACGCATATTCAAACCTCAGTATTTTTAATGCCTACAGAAAAAATTAATTATGATGCTGTGGTGTTGAGAAAACGTAAATCAAAAACACAAACTGTATATTAAATAAACAATTCAGAAACCAGCATTAATTTATTATGACGGTATTTATACTTGTATGCCATATAACTTAGGGTAGGGGATCAAGTCTTAATACATTCTTAATACCTGGGGATCGATTCCAAAAATTTTAGGTGGTTAAGCTTATTTTTATAAAATAGTTTTTTACAAGGCATAATCTTGAGCCAAGATTATAGCTTCAGCTTGTTGTTGGCAGTTGGTTGGCAGTTTTACTATAAATGTTGTACCTGCTCCTACTTGACTTTGGATATTAATTTCGCCTTGGTGTAAGTCTACAGATTGCTTAACAATTGCCAAGCCTAGTCCAGTCCCAGGGATTTGACCAACATTAGTAGCTCGATGGAATGTCTCAAATAAATGTTTCTGATCTTCTATGGGAATCCCAATTCCTTCGTCTCGCACCTCAAAAACCACCGTTTCCTCTTGGCAATCACATAATAAATGTACGGTACTACTTGGAGAAGAATACTTAACTGCATTCGTCATCAAGTTATTTAAAATCTGCCGGAGAAGTTTCTCGTCTAAGTAAGCATTATTACCATCGCCTTTACTCACAAAATTAATTTTGTGAGTAAAGGCGATGGTAAGTTCGATTTCACTGACTAATTCTTCACAAAATAAGATGGGATTAAGTAAAACGGGATTGAATTCTTGTTTACCAGCTTCGCTTTTGCCAATAACTAAGACATCTTCCAGCAGTTGGCTCATGGTTTTAACTGACGAGTGAATACGCTTGAAAGCCTTGTTTTTTTTCTCTTGATCCCATTTATGGCTGTAATTTTGCAGCAGTTCGCTAGACAAAAGGATTGTGCTTAAGGGTGTGCGAAATTCATGGGACACCATTGATATAAAGCCAGATTTAAGTTCATTAAGTTCTTTCTCTTGTTGCAGGGATTTGTTAATTTCTTCTTCGGCTTGTTTACGATCAGTTATGTTTTCTGCAATTCCCGCAATCCGGTAGATTTCGCCAAATTCATTCTGAATGGGAAATTCCCGCGCCCAAACCCAGCGTAAGGAACCGTCAGCGCCGATAATTCGATATTCTTGGTTGAAAAATTCTTGAATTTGATGACTTTTTTCAACTGCTGCGATTACGCGATCGCGATCCTCTAGATATACAGCATCTAACCATGATTGAGGATGTTTGTACAAACTTTCACGATGGTGACCCCACAATTTTTCGTAGGCTGGACTGATATAAAGTACTTGATTTTTCTCTGGATCAAATAGCCAAAATACTTCGTTAATATTTTCTGTAAGTTGACGGAATTGCTTCTCACTTTCTTGGACTGCTTGTAGCAGTTGAGACTGAGAAATGGTAATTGCAGCTTGATTTGCTAGTTGTTGCAACAGTTCAATTTCAAAATTATCCCAGGCACGTTGACTATGGCATTGATGAGCTATCAACAAACCCCAAAGTTCATCGGCATAGATAATCGGTACTACTAGCTTGGATTGTACGCCTAAATCTTCCAAAAATTGAGCGTGGCAAGGGGAAATCTGAGCATTTTCTAGCGCCTCGATTGCCTGAATTCTTCCTTGTCGGTACATCTGATGGTACTCAATGGGAAAAATTTCTGGTAAAAATTGGCGATTTAAAAGGCTGGGTAGGTGTGAGGCGACGGATTCTGTGACGACTGCGCTACCAGTTCCGTCAGGAAAAACTCTTAAAATTAAAACTCGATCTACTTGCAAAAGTGAGCGAACTTCATTTACGGTAGTTTGCAGGATTTCTTCTAGGTGTAATGATTGGCGGATTTTGAGGGTAATTGTTGCTAAAAGTTGCGATCGCTGATTTTGTCTTCGCAATTCTAATTCAGATCGCTTGCGTTCTGTAATATTCCGACCTACATAGATAAAGTTATATAAACCTTCTACTTCTGATTTAATCGCTGAACAAGAAAAGGCTACAAAAATTTCTTCCTGATTTTTTGTATAACAACTTGCTTCTATATTTTGTAAATGTTCCGATTCAAATAGCAAACAAAGTTGGTGTTCTTGAGGCAAGAAATTCGTATTTTTAATAAAATGTGAAATATGTTTACCAATTATTTCTTCTACGCTATAACCTAGTAAAGATTCTGTTGCTTGATTAATTGTTTTGATTATTCCCGATTTGGTTGTTACCAACAAGGCATCACCCATGGCAGCAAAAATTCTATTAATATAATTTCTATAACCTGTAATCGAATTTAATAAAATATTTTTTTCATGGTTTTTTTGCTCTAATTGCTGTTGCAGGAGCATTTTTTCGGTAACATCTTCTAGAAAAAATATTAACTGCTTTTCTAAACAAGTTTCTGTGTTTTTTTTGCTAGTATATAGATCAAAATATAGTGGTTTTTCTTGTTCTAAAAAACGACAAATCCCTTTGATTTCAAAGCTAATATCATGTCCTTGCATAATTAAATTTAAACGCTCTTCAGCACCGATTAGCTCAGGAAAATAGCTGC
The Oculatellaceae cyanobacterium DNA segment above includes these coding regions:
- a CDS encoding GspE/PulE family protein, encoding MTQSSSSRRALVVRNASHDLSPFASKLVQLGYIDPEKMQQAALESRKSGKPLTEILESLTGKALSPELQRQYKKNQLFELKIIYGVESLDPEIKQIELSQVSELIDTLIPIDSCRRSRFVPLSKEATEPPSVQVAMVNPDDLDAQDDLNRILRPQGINWQRMVITTEDYSSIINQYLDQLAKKELAAKAEKSFDVQQEIENLESLEAEESHETPDEDLTAAAEDAPIITLVNKILAKALTDQVSDIHVEPQEEYLRIRFRKDGVLREAFEHLPKKIIPAVTSRFKIIAQLDIAERRAPQDGRIRRMFQGRKVDFRVNTLPSRYGEKICMRILDNSSTQLGLDKLISDPDALQSVRDMASRPFGMILVTGPTGSGKSTTLYSILAERNSPDVNISTAEDPIEYALPGINQVQVIREKGMNFASILRAFMRQDPDVILVGETRDVETAKTAIEAALTGHLVMTTLHANDAPSSIARLDEMGVEPFMVSASLLGVCAQRLMRRVCTECRIPYHPTIEELNRYGLSASKEGSVTFYKANSLQPEEIKSAKNLCPKCNGLGYKGRVGVYEVMRINERLQSLINKGGTTDMIKEAAVEDGMVTLLSYSLNLVREGHTTLEEVERVTFTDTGLESELKAKRKTTLTCRICSAGLKQEWLDCPYCMTSRFED
- a CDS encoding type IV pilus twitching motility protein PilT, whose product is MDLMIEDLMEQLIEMGGSDMHLQAGAPVYFRVSGKLQAINDEPLAPQDCQKLIFSMLNNTQRKDLEQNWELDCSYGVKGLARFRVNVYKERGYYAACLRALASKIPNFDMLGLPDIVREMTHRPRGMVLVTGQTGSGKTTTMAAMIDLINRTRAEHILTVEDPIEYVFANIKSLVHQRQKGEDTKSFANALRAALREDPDVILVGEMRDLETIGLAISAAETGHLVFGTLHTNSAAQTIDRMLDVFPPIQQPQIRAQLSNSLVAVFSQCLVPKKNPKPGEYGRVMAQEIMIVTPAISNLIREGKTPQIYGSIQTGAKLGMQTMEMVLAAYVKSGAISFEAAMSKSAKPDELQRLLGAAVAK
- a CDS encoding type II secretion system F family protein, coding for MPTYVAEVRDSQGKAKKEKVVAGTIHLARDVLRQKYPSVQNIKESQSFDLASFDMSSLEVALSKVTVKDKAVFSRQFAAMVNAGVALVRCLNVLSEQCSNARLKKALVAINAEVQQGTSLSEAMRKHPDCFDNLYISMVQAGEVGGVLDEVLNRLAKILEDIARLQNQVKGAMAYPTVVGILAIIVFIAMTVFLIPIFAGIFKNLGGELPALTQFMMLCSDVLRSWRILIPICTIIATSFAYNQYYKTPVGRLTMDRFFLNVPILGDLNQKSAVARFCRIFGTLTRSGVPILNSLEIVASTAGNQVIENAINAAKAEIQQGGMLSLAIEKENVFPPLAVQMISIGEETGELDAMMMKVADFYEDEVEQAVKALTSVLEPLMMVGLAGMVAVILLSMYLPMFAVFEKLG
- the rlmN gene encoding 23S rRNA (adenine(2503)-C(2))-methyltransferase RlmN, which produces MPTDQVNLPVDSNVAPQQSNKEPLLGKDLAQLTTWVQQQGQPAYRGQQLYQWIYKKGVRSLSDISVFSKSWREQLQDVSIGRSTLHLRSVAPDQTVKYLLKLADNQIIETVGIPTDQRLTVCVSSQVGCPMGCDFCATGKGGFIRNLEQHEILDQVLTVQEDFQRRVSHIVFMGMGEPLLNTENVVGAIKSLNTDVGIGQRSMTVSTVGIPGRIRKLAQEKLQVTLAVSLHASNQAIRSQLIPSAHKYLLEDVLAECREYVELTGRRLTFEYILLGGINDLPEHAEELARHLRGFQSHVNLIPYNPIREAEYQRPNHRRVQDFADALKKLHIAVSIRYSRGLEADAACGQLRASKGLAEKSV
- a CDS encoding PAS domain S-box protein, which gives rise to MNSTLKKIFLPRNNQYLQLGENLEILDFSDGILPFANCPNELIIGQDARSYFPELIGAEERLNLIMQGHDISFEIKGICRFLEQEKPLYFDLYTSKKNTETCLEKQLIFFLEDVTEKMLLQQQLEQKNHEKNILLNSITGYRNYINRIFAAMGDALLVTTKSGIIKTINQATESLLGYSVEEIIGKHISHFIKNTNFLPQEHQLCLLFESEHLQNIEASCYTKNQEEIFVAFSCSAIKSEVEGLYNFIYVGRNITERKRSELELRRQNQRSQLLATITLKIRQSLHLEEILQTTVNEVRSLLQVDRVLILRVFPDGTGSAVVTESVASHLPSLLNRQFLPEIFPIEYHQMYRQGRIQAIEALENAQISPCHAQFLEDLGVQSKLVVPIIYADELWGLLIAHQCHSQRAWDNFEIELLQQLANQAAITISQSQLLQAVQESEKQFRQLTENINEVFWLFDPEKNQVLYISPAYEKLWGHHRESLYKHPQSWLDAVYLEDRDRVIAAVEKSHQIQEFFNQEYRIIGADGSLRWVWAREFPIQNEFGEIYRIAGIAENITDRKQAEEEINKSLQQEKELNELKSGFISMVSHEFRTPLSTILLSSELLQNYSHKWDQEKKNKAFKRIHSSVKTMSQLLEDVLVIGKSEAGKQEFNPVLLNPILFCEELVSEIELTIAFTHKINFVSKGDGNNAYLDEKLLRQILNNLMTNAVKYSSPSSTVHLLCDCQEETVVFEVRDEGIGIPIEDQKHLFETFHRATNVGQIPGTGLGLAIVKQSVDLHQGEINIQSQVGAGTTFIVKLPTNCQQQAEAIILAQDYAL